Proteins co-encoded in one Taeniopygia guttata chromosome 4, bTaeGut7.mat, whole genome shotgun sequence genomic window:
- the SLC25A4 gene encoding ADP/ATP translocase 1 — MGDQALSFVKDFLAGGIAAAVSKTAVAPIERVKLLLQVQHASKQITADKQYKGIVDCIVRIPKEQGIASFWRGNLANVIRYFPTQALNFAFKDKYKQIFLGGVDKHKQFWRYFAGNLASGGAAGATSLCFVYPLDFARTRLAADVGKGASEREFSGLGDCIVKIFKSDGLKGLYQGFSVSVQGIIIYRAAYFGVYDTAKGMLPDPKNVHIIVSWMIAQSVTAVAGLVSYPFDTVRRRMMMQSGRKGADIMYKGTIDCWRKIAKDEGSKAFFKGAWSNVLRGMGGAFVLVLYDEIKKYV, encoded by the exons ATGGGTGACCAAGCGCTCAGCTTCGTCAAGGACTTTCTGGCCGGCGGGATCGCCGCCGCCGTCTCTAAGACGGCCGTCGCCCCCATCGAGAGAGTGAAgttgctgctgcag GTCCAGCATGCCAGCAAACAGATCACGGCCGATAAGCAGTACAAAGGCATCGTGGACTGCATAGTCCGCATCCCCAAGGAGCAGGGCATCGCCTCCTTCTGGAGAGGCAACTTGGCCAATGTCATCCGGTACTTCCCCACCCAGGCCCTTAACTTCGCCTTCAAGGACAAGTACAAGCAGATCTTCCTGGGCGGAGTGGACAAGCACAAGCAGTTCTGGCGCTACTTCGCAGGAAACCTTGCGTCCGGGGGTGCCGCGGGAGCCACCTCCCTCTGCTTCGTCTACCCGCTGGATTTTGCCAGGACCCGGCTGGCGGCTGATGTGGGCAAAGGAGCCAGTGAGAGGGAGTTCTCTGGCCTGGGCGACTGCATTGTCAAGATCTTTAAGTCTGATGGCTTGAAGGGCTTGTACCAAGGATTTAGTGTGTCTGTCCAGGGCATCATCATCTACAGAGCAGCCTATTTTGGGGTATACGATACGGCCAAGG GTATGCTGCCTGATCCAAAGAATGTGCACATCATAGTGAGCTGGATGATTGCCCAGAGTGTCACTGCAGTGGCAGGGTTGGTTTCTTATCCTTTTGATACTGTGCGACGTAGGATGATGATGCAGTCTGGCCGAAAAGGAG ctgATATTATGTATAAGGGCACAATTGATTGCTGGAGGAAGATAGCTAAAGACGAAGGATCCAAAGCGTTCTTCAAGGGTGCCTGGTCGAATGTGTTGAGAGGCATGGGCGGAGCTTTTGTATTAGTACTTTATGATGAAATCAAGAAGTATGTCTAA